The genomic region CTCTTACACGTTCAATATACCCTTGATTCAATGGAGTCGAGACTACGCCCTCCCCGAGCTCGAATTGGGAACGATAACAGCGTAATGAAGTTTCCTTTTGCTCATAGTGTTCCGAAATATCCACAATCAAATCCGTAGGTCCAATGTCATTAATAAAGTAAAAATAAAGTTCCTTCACTTGCACGGCAGGCATGTCCGGCATGTAGTTCCGAAGCTTGGCATTAAATACAGCTTCCTGCACAAGCTTACTGCAATTGACATGATCCGGATGACGATCTTCCCAATAGGGTGCAAACACCATCCGAGGAGCATGACGCCGTATTTCAGCCGTTACCGCCTGTACATGTTCAGGAGTAAGGTACAACCCGCGATCAGGAAGATCCAGATTCGTTCGACACGAAAGACCGAGGACGCGGGAGGCTTGCTCCGCTTCCTCGGTTCTGCGCTCTACTGTTCCGTTGGAAGACATCTCAGCACGAGTCAGATCACACACGCCTACTTTTAAGCCGGCTGCGGTATGTTTGGCAATTGTTCCAGCCATACCAATCTCGGCATCGTCCGCATGTGCTCCAAAGATGAGAATATCCAGACTCATTCGGAATCACCCGAATTCAGTCCAGCCTCCGGCTTGTATTTATGTA from Paenibacillus sp. FSL R5-0341 harbors:
- the bshB1 gene encoding bacillithiol biosynthesis deacetylase BshB1, encoding MSLDILIFGAHADDAEIGMAGTIAKHTAAGLKVGVCDLTRAEMSSNGTVERRTEEAEQASRVLGLSCRTNLDLPDRGLYLTPEHVQAVTAEIRRHAPRMVFAPYWEDRHPDHVNCSKLVQEAVFNAKLRNYMPDMPAVQVKELYFYFINDIGPTDLIVDISEHYEQKETSLRCYRSQFELGEGVVSTPLNQGYIERVRARDSLLGQRSLIPFAEGFATITPYVVHQFGAAAQ